Proteins encoded in a region of the Pseudomonas denitrificans (nom. rej.) genome:
- a CDS encoding EamA family transporter: MPLRHVLLALLVTLIWGVNFVVIKVGLHDFPPLLFCALRFALAALPLIFLRGPLPAPFWRIVQIGVLLGVVKFGLLFVGMHIGMPAGLSSLVLQSQVFFTVLIAAAFLGERPSPRALIGLALAAGGLLLIGLERPMGDSLVAFLLVIAAALAWAFSNIATKRSGASDMLRLISWVSLIPPLPLLVLSWIFEGQEAIEHAVLNISLSGMGALLYIAFLATTVGFGLWSFLLRRYPASQVTPFALAVPVSGLLSGWLFLGEDLTTQDWMACVLVFVGLAVTVLPASIWRRRAVASAQG, translated from the coding sequence ATGCCCCTCCGCCACGTTCTCCTCGCCCTGCTGGTCACCCTGATCTGGGGCGTCAACTTCGTCGTGATCAAGGTCGGCCTGCACGACTTCCCGCCGCTACTGTTCTGCGCCCTGCGCTTCGCCCTGGCGGCGCTGCCGCTGATCTTCCTGCGCGGCCCGCTGCCGGCGCCGTTCTGGCGTATCGTGCAGATCGGCGTACTGCTGGGTGTGGTCAAGTTCGGGCTGCTGTTCGTCGGCATGCACATCGGCATGCCCGCCGGCCTGTCGTCGCTGGTGCTGCAGAGTCAGGTGTTCTTCACCGTGCTGATCGCCGCCGCCTTCCTCGGCGAGCGTCCCAGCCCGCGCGCCCTGATCGGCCTGGCGCTGGCCGCCGGTGGCCTGCTGCTGATCGGCCTGGAGCGCCCCATGGGCGACAGCCTGGTAGCCTTCCTGCTGGTGATTGCCGCCGCGCTGGCCTGGGCCTTCTCCAACATCGCCACCAAGCGCTCCGGCGCCAGCGACATGCTGCGCCTGATCAGTTGGGTCAGCCTGATCCCGCCACTGCCGCTGCTGGTCCTCTCGTGGATATTTGAAGGCCAGGAAGCCATCGAGCACGCCGTGCTGAACATCAGCTTGAGCGGGATGGGCGCGCTGCTCTACATCGCCTTCCTCGCCACCACCGTCGGCTTCGGCCTGTGGAGTTTCCTGCTGCGCCGCTATCCGGCCAGCCAGGTCACGCCTTTCGCCCTGGCGGTACCGGTGTCGGGCCTGCTGTCGGGCTGGCTGTTCCTTGGCGAAGACCTCACCACCCAGGACTGGATGGCCTGCGTGCTGGTGTTCGTCGGCCTCGCCGTGACCGTGCTGCCGGCCTCTATCTGGCGTCGCCGTGCGGTGGCCAGCGCACAAGGCTGA
- the cueR gene encoding Cu(I)-responsive transcriptional regulator, which translates to MNIGEAAKKSGLTAKMIRYYESTGLLAPAGRSASGYRHYSEQDLHTLAFIRRSRDFGFSLEEVGQLLALWQDRARASADVKALAARHIDELNRKIAELSSLRDTLQELSDHCQGDHRPDCPILKDLESGNCCH; encoded by the coding sequence ATGAACATCGGCGAAGCGGCGAAGAAGAGCGGCCTGACCGCAAAGATGATTCGCTACTACGAATCCACCGGCCTGCTGGCCCCCGCCGGCCGCAGCGCCAGCGGCTACCGCCACTACAGCGAGCAGGACCTGCACACCCTGGCGTTCATCCGCCGCTCGCGGGACTTCGGCTTCTCGCTGGAGGAAGTCGGCCAACTGCTTGCCCTCTGGCAGGACCGCGCCCGCGCCAGCGCCGATGTGAAGGCCCTGGCCGCCCGGCACATCGACGAACTCAACCGCAAGATCGCCGAACTCAGCAGCCTGCGCGACACCCTGCAGGAGCTCAGCGACCACTGCCAGGGCGACCACCGCCCGGACTGCCCGATCCTCAAGGACCTGGAATCGGGGAATTGCTGTCATTGA
- a CDS encoding type II toxin-antitoxin system HicA family toxin → MNARHRRTLELIFSLPVPASLEWLRIESLLIALGAQVIEGNGSRVRFELNGIVATFHRPHPAKEAKPYQVRDARALLEQSGIHP, encoded by the coding sequence ATGAATGCCCGGCACCGCAGGACGCTGGAGCTGATCTTCTCCCTTCCCGTCCCGGCTTCACTGGAATGGCTACGCATCGAGTCGCTGCTGATCGCGCTCGGCGCGCAGGTGATCGAGGGCAATGGCTCGCGGGTGCGCTTCGAGCTGAATGGCATAGTCGCCACCTTCCATCGCCCGCATCCGGCCAAGGAGGCCAAGCCTTACCAGGTGCGTGACGCACGCGCCTTGCTCGAACAGTCAGGAATCCACCCATGA
- a CDS encoding heavy metal translocating P-type ATPase: protein MNSANPIELDLPVSGMTCASCAGRVERALRKVPGVQDASVNLASEQARVQLAAPSSGETLPALVAAVEQAGYQVPAHSLELAIDGMTCASCVGRVERALNKVPGVRTASVNLASERAHVELLGAVDAAALITAVDKAGYKARPIEPDQPAVDPAVARLARERWWLAAAILLSLPLVLPMVGDWFGQHWMLPAWVQFLLATPVQFLIGARFYVSAYKAVRARSGNMDLLVALGTSAGYGLSLYLWYAAAPGQMPHLYFEASAVVITLILLGKYLESRAKRQTAAAIRALEALRPERATRVRDGVEEDVAIAELRLGDEVLVRPGERFPVDGEVLAGQSHADEALITGESLPVPKDVGDPVTGGAINGEGVLRVKTTALGGETVLARIIRLVEDAQAAKAPIQKLVDKVSNVFVPVVIGIALLTLVGWLIAGAGWEQALINAVAVLVIACPCALGLATPTAIMAGTGVAAKYGILIKDAEALEVAHAVTAVAFDKTGTLTSGQPRITNLAANGDEAEALALAGALQRGSEHPLARAVLDACAERSLNPAAAEATQALTGRGIQGRIDGRLLALGSRRMLDEAQLQPGALTESAQRWEAEGRTLSWLIEREPQARVIALFAFGDSLKEGAKTAIDALRERGIASHLITGDNRGSAKVVADALGLDDVHAEVLPGDKAAVVGALRQQGKVVAMVGDGINDAPALAAADVGIAMGGGTDVAMHAAGITLMRGDPRLVPAALDISRRTYAKIRQNLFWAFIYNLVGIPLAAFGLLNPMVAGAAMAASSVSVVSNALLLKRWKPRDHQ from the coding sequence ATGAACAGCGCCAACCCCATCGAACTCGACCTCCCCGTCTCCGGGATGACCTGCGCCAGTTGTGCAGGCCGGGTCGAGCGCGCCCTGCGCAAAGTGCCCGGCGTGCAGGACGCCAGCGTCAACCTCGCCAGCGAGCAGGCCCGCGTGCAGCTCGCCGCGCCATCCAGCGGTGAGACCCTGCCGGCGCTGGTCGCCGCTGTCGAACAGGCCGGCTACCAGGTACCGGCCCATAGCCTGGAACTGGCCATCGACGGCATGACCTGCGCCAGCTGCGTCGGCCGCGTCGAACGCGCCCTCAACAAGGTCCCCGGCGTACGCACGGCCAGCGTCAACCTGGCCAGCGAGCGCGCCCACGTCGAACTGCTCGGCGCGGTGGACGCCGCCGCGCTGATCACCGCCGTCGACAAGGCGGGCTACAAGGCCCGCCCCATCGAACCCGATCAGCCCGCCGTGGATCCGGCCGTGGCCCGTCTGGCGCGCGAGCGCTGGTGGCTGGCCGCCGCCATCCTGCTGTCGCTGCCGCTGGTGCTGCCGATGGTGGGCGACTGGTTCGGCCAGCACTGGATGCTGCCGGCCTGGGTGCAATTCCTCCTCGCCACGCCCGTGCAATTCCTTATCGGCGCACGCTTCTATGTGTCCGCCTACAAGGCAGTGCGCGCCCGCAGCGGCAACATGGACCTGCTGGTCGCCCTCGGCACCAGCGCCGGCTACGGCCTGAGCCTGTACCTCTGGTACGCCGCCGCTCCGGGGCAGATGCCGCACCTGTACTTCGAAGCCAGCGCCGTGGTCATCACCCTGATCCTGCTCGGCAAGTACCTGGAAAGCCGCGCCAAGCGCCAGACCGCCGCCGCCATCCGCGCCCTCGAGGCCCTGCGCCCGGAACGCGCCACCCGCGTGCGGGACGGCGTCGAGGAAGACGTCGCCATCGCCGAACTGCGCCTGGGTGATGAAGTGCTGGTGCGCCCCGGCGAACGCTTCCCGGTGGACGGCGAAGTCCTCGCCGGGCAGAGCCACGCCGACGAAGCCCTGATCACCGGCGAAAGCCTGCCGGTGCCCAAGGACGTCGGCGATCCGGTCACCGGCGGTGCGATCAACGGCGAAGGCGTACTGCGCGTGAAGACCACCGCGCTGGGCGGCGAGACCGTGCTGGCCAGAATCATCCGCCTGGTGGAAGACGCCCAGGCCGCCAAGGCGCCGATCCAGAAGCTGGTGGACAAGGTCAGCAATGTGTTCGTCCCGGTGGTGATCGGCATCGCCCTGCTCACCCTGGTCGGCTGGCTGATCGCCGGCGCCGGCTGGGAACAGGCACTGATCAACGCCGTGGCCGTGCTGGTCATCGCCTGCCCCTGCGCCCTCGGCCTCGCCACCCCGACCGCGATCATGGCCGGCACCGGCGTCGCGGCGAAATACGGCATCCTGATCAAGGACGCCGAAGCCCTGGAAGTCGCCCACGCCGTGACCGCCGTGGCCTTCGACAAGACCGGCACCCTGACCTCCGGCCAGCCGCGCATCACCAACCTCGCGGCGAACGGCGACGAGGCTGAAGCCCTCGCCCTGGCCGGCGCCCTGCAGCGCGGCAGCGAACACCCGCTGGCCCGTGCCGTGCTCGACGCCTGCGCCGAACGCAGCCTGAACCCTGCCGCCGCCGAGGCCACCCAGGCCCTGACCGGCCGGGGCATCCAGGGCCGCATCGACGGCCGCCTGCTGGCACTGGGCAGCCGCCGGATGCTCGACGAAGCCCAGCTTCAGCCCGGCGCGCTCACTGAATCGGCACAGCGCTGGGAAGCAGAAGGCCGCACCCTGTCCTGGCTCATCGAACGCGAGCCGCAGGCACGGGTGATCGCCCTGTTCGCCTTCGGCGACAGCCTCAAGGAAGGCGCGAAGACCGCCATCGACGCCCTGCGCGAGCGCGGCATCGCCAGTCACCTGATCACCGGCGACAATCGTGGCAGCGCCAAGGTCGTGGCCGACGCCCTGGGCCTGGACGACGTACACGCCGAGGTTTTGCCCGGCGACAAGGCTGCCGTGGTCGGCGCGCTGCGCCAGCAAGGCAAGGTCGTGGCGATGGTCGGCGATGGCATAAATGACGCCCCGGCACTGGCTGCGGCAGACGTGGGCATCGCCATGGGTGGCGGCACCGACGTCGCCATGCACGCCGCCGGCATCACCCTGATGCGCGGCGACCCGCGCCTGGTTCCGGCGGCGCTGGACATCTCCCGGCGCACCTACGCGAAGATCCGCCAGAACCTGTTCTGGGCCTTCATCTACAACCTGGTGGGCATCCCGCTGGCCGCCTTCGGCCTGCTCAACCCCATGGTCGCCGGCGCGGCGATGGCCGCCTCCAGTGTCAGCGTGGTGAGCAACGCCCTGCTGCTCAAGCGCTGGAAACCGCGTGATCACCAATAA
- a CDS encoding TetR family transcriptional regulator, whose product MRRTKEDSERTRQTILDSAEGLFFAKGVSNTSLEEIARAAGVTRGAVYWHFQNKAHLFNDMLNQVRLPPEQLAQRLSGCDGHDPIESLFQLSVEVVENLARDEQRRRILTILLQRCEFTDELRDAEERHNQFVRQFIELCEQLFSREDCRTRLMPGVTPKIASRAVHAMIFGLLSDWLRDPALFDPLQETRELFDAVFRGLVRDWHPAQA is encoded by the coding sequence ATGCGAAGAACTAAAGAAGATTCGGAACGAACCCGTCAGACGATTCTCGACTCGGCTGAAGGCCTTTTCTTTGCGAAAGGCGTCTCAAATACGAGCTTGGAAGAGATCGCGCGCGCCGCTGGCGTCACCCGCGGGGCGGTGTACTGGCACTTCCAGAACAAGGCGCACCTGTTCAACGACATGCTCAACCAGGTCCGCCTGCCGCCTGAGCAACTGGCGCAGCGGCTGTCCGGGTGCGACGGTCACGACCCGATCGAATCGCTGTTCCAGCTCAGCGTGGAAGTGGTCGAGAACCTCGCCCGCGACGAGCAGCGCCGACGCATCCTCACCATCCTCCTGCAGCGCTGCGAGTTCACCGATGAGCTGCGCGACGCCGAGGAGCGCCACAACCAGTTCGTCCGGCAGTTCATCGAGCTTTGCGAGCAGCTGTTCAGCCGCGAGGACTGCCGCACGCGGCTGATGCCCGGCGTGACGCCCAAGATTGCCTCGCGCGCGGTGCACGCGATGATCTTCGGCCTGCTCAGCGACTGGCTGCGCGACCCGGCCCTGTTCGACCCGCTGCAGGAAACCCGCGAACTGTTCGACGCCGTGTTCCGTGGCCTGGTGCGCGACTGGCACCCGGCACAGGCGTAA
- a CDS encoding heavy-metal-associated domain-containing protein, translating into MHTFNVKGMSCGHCVRAITQAVQALDAAADVQVDLGAGEVRVASRLDEPAILAAIREEGYEAEAA; encoded by the coding sequence ATGCACACCTTCAATGTCAAAGGCATGAGCTGCGGCCACTGCGTGCGGGCCATCACCCAGGCGGTACAGGCGCTGGACGCCGCAGCGGACGTGCAGGTCGACCTGGGCGCCGGTGAAGTCCGCGTTGCCAGCCGGCTGGACGAGCCCGCGATCCTCGCGGCGATCCGCGAGGAAGGCTACGAGGCCGAGGCGGCCTGA
- a CDS encoding type II toxin-antitoxin system HicB family antitoxin, whose protein sequence is MTPMKYQGYAARIEYSDDDRLFIGHIAGIRDVVGFHGESVNELRGAFEEAVDDYLATCAKLGREPQRPFSGKLSLRLDPQLHAQVAIKAELSNQSINQWVVDRLGEAV, encoded by the coding sequence ATGACCCCCATGAAATATCAGGGCTACGCCGCACGGATCGAATACAGCGACGATGACCGGCTGTTCATCGGCCATATCGCCGGCATACGCGATGTCGTCGGCTTCCACGGCGAGTCGGTCAACGAATTGCGCGGGGCGTTCGAAGAGGCCGTGGATGACTACCTGGCGACTTGCGCGAAACTTGGTCGCGAGCCGCAACGGCCATTCTCCGGCAAGCTCAGCCTGCGCCTCGACCCGCAACTTCACGCGCAGGTGGCGATCAAGGCGGAGTTGAGCAACCAGAGCATCAACCAGTGGGTAGTGGACCGCCTCGGCGAAGCGGTCTGA